The following nucleotide sequence is from Salvia splendens isolate huo1 chromosome 2, SspV2, whole genome shotgun sequence.
atattataaaataaaacactaaaaagcacAAGTAAAAACACATCAAAAGAATAAAGCAAATAATGATGCaaatgggtcccacattccattaTCACACActccaattattacacactcaaacttttcttaaaacccgcacccaattcaaccgggactcctattgccggacggagggagtacttcataAGCTTTCTCATTTCTTATTTATGCATGCAGGAGCCTCTGAGACCGTTTGTCTTAACATGGCCACATTGGCCTGGTCAGTTGTTACTACCGTCCAAGGGCGTGTTCCTCTTGCAAGTGAGGTATTGAACAGTGCTTTCTAGTAGAGAGTCTCTACCTTATACTTTCTCATATCCTACTCGAAACCTTACAATGCCATCATTGAGATGATGTCTTATTATTTGGAACATGAATGCTGGATCAGTAGTTATATGCTACAGCAAGGTTTTTGGTCTTATTCTGTATAAAAATAGAATTCTATGGGACAATTGCAACTCTCATATTTATGATGCCTGTGGAACAAATTGCAACTCTCTAATAATGGTGCGGGGACCGGGAGGTCACCTTCGACCATAATTTCATGTTATAAGGAGCGCATGGAGATAATTCTTGTTGTTTGGCGCTTACATGGAAAGAACACCATACTGCCATTGAATGAATGCGCTGCATTAAAAAAACTTTTTGGTTCCATAAACAAAATTTGGTCGTTTTTTTTTCTGACAATTGCAATTAAGCCGCTAAGAAACACTGTTTACAGGGTTCAAGTTTGGTTCTTAGTTCCTATGGTGGTGAAGATATCCTAGTTTCATTTGGAGGGTATAATGGGAGGTACAACAATGAGGTCTGAACAACTAACaactattttcttctctttctgAACATAAAATACTTTTATAAAACATTCCCTCAATGCATTTAAATTATATGCCTTCAGGTCCATGTACTTAAACCAAGTCATAAATCAACTCTGCAATCAAAGATGATGGAGAGACCAGTACCTGATAGCGTATCAGCTGTTCAAAACTTTACAAATGCTACCAGAGATGTAGAGTCGGATTTCGAAACTGGCCAAGATGGAAAAATAAGGGAAATTGTTATGGACAATAATGATGCCGAACCAAAGGTAAGCATTATTATTTTCACCATTGTCGGTCCTAGTAACCATGAGAGTTCTTTTTTCCCCCTACTTTGGGTGCTTTAACTTGAACATTATGTCGAGAGTATTGGTAGATGGGTTTTACTATAAAAGTTTTTCTGCTTACTGTGAGCAGGATGACTGGAAATGATATCAAAAGACTGGTTGGTCTGTGGGACAATTATTCATTTTGCAGTATTTTTGTCATGAATGCAGATAACCTGCTGAGATTGTTGACTATTATTAAAttctattcatatttttttggatGCACAATCACTCTTCCTGAAAATTGAAGAACTTTTATATTGTATTGCTATTTTTCACCCAGACTACCAAAATTGAAGAGACAAATGATCGTCTTTTAGCTGCCCTCAAGGCAGAGAAAGAAGAAATAGAGGCCTTGCTCAGTAAGGAGAAAATGCAGACAGTCAAACTAAAGCAAGGTTTGACTGAAGCAGAAAATCTAACCGCAGACATGTACAAGGTAATTCTTCTACTATGTATTATTCCATCAAGCAGCCTGATTGCAGTTGCTCCAATTTTATACAAACATACAGATAATTCAGTTTGATTGATATATACTTCTCTTAACGGTTCCTCTTAGCTTTAGTCAGATGAGTTCTAGAGAAGACTTGTTTCACGTATCTATGTTACAACCTATAACTTCATGCTTTATTTTTATGAGGTCTAGCAATTTCACAAAATACAGTCTACCTAAATGTAGACTTTCACAAAGAGCAAAGTCTATATTTATTGGCCAGATCAAAGCTtgtatttagattttttttttcagaaattgTTCAACCCGTACTTGGAGTTGGAACCATATCTATTCAGTGCTTGGTTGTAAAGAATTAACTTATTAGGGCTTCAAATTGAACATTCTTATTTCATTACTGCCATGTGGATTTCAGATGTTGTAGAACATTAAAAATCAATTATGACTGTTATCTCATTCTCAAAAAAATTATGACTGTTATCTGCCTTAAGGACATGTGCAGTCAGTTGTAGCCTTCTACCTAagtaatgtttggtgaaaaagCTAAATGATTTTGCAGGAGCTCCAATCCGTTCGAGGGCAGCTTTTAGCTGAACAATCAAGATGCTTCAAACTCGAGGTCTGTAGCATATGATTAATGCCTAATTTTATGGTAAATATTTGTTAATAAGAAGTAAACTATCTATTGATTGTATTAGGTTGTTGAGGGAAGGTGAAATATCTGTAACATCATTTGGTTGATTAGATCTCGGGTTCATTCATTATTGAAATGATATATTACCTGTTAATTTGTTAGTTTAGCAATTAAGATTGAGAATTTCCTGGTTGCACTtttcccaatctgccttgtagcTTGTACGCTAATTGTTTTGACCAACAGGTAGATGTTGCGGAGCTAAGACAGAAGCTTCAGACAATGGAGAGCTTACAAAAGGAACTCGAAATCCTGCAGCGACAAAAGGCTGCTTCAGAACAAGCTGCACAAGATGCGAAACAGAGGCAGGGATCTGGTGGTGTATGGGGTTGGCTTGCTGGTTCGCCACCAAACGAAAATGGTGATGCATGATCTTGCTCTTAACTATAATACACATTAGAGACTCATTCTTTCAGTTTCCTTAAATTACAAGTCTCATAGTCCATTTCGATTTTGGTGCAAATAAGATCGCAAGGATTCTCAGCCACAAAAGAAAATGTATGCATGTCAAACAAACGTCTAGGTGAGTAGGCTTTAGGAGGTTGTCAATGCCATATTTTGCTTGATAGTGAGTGTAATTCTTGTATTCAACTTATGTATACCTAGAAATGGATTATATGAGTgaaaatatacatatttatttataattactgGCAGTATCATTTATTTGGAACTTTCTCTTATGATCTGCTTGGATTTAGTTTTAGTCGTATTTGGTAATCAAAATCTGTAGTCAACAATGACCGGATTTGAACTCAGTTAGTTGTATGATAACACGAAAAAAAGATATATATTTGATCCTCAGAAACACAGGAAATAACTCGAAAAAAGCAGTCTAAGAGTAGAAAGTAAAAGAAGCAGCAATTGCATGAAGCTGTGATTGAAATTGAGGCCAAGCAGATTCCGGCGACTGCGCGTTCAATGTAAACAATTTCCCATTCCGAGCGCAACAAACGGCAACATTATGGCGCCGGAAAGTGGGGCTCTCAACTTGGAACTCAAGCTCATAATACTTGTTTTTTCTCTCTGAATCCTCTCTCAATCTGGTTCCGATCAATCTTGCCTGCACTTTGCCCGATCTTGTGATGGTTCGGATGAATGCCTCTCCAACGTCGCTTGCTCCTCCAAATGCATCAATCCTGTCAACACAAGATCAAATCAGTAGGGAACCAAACGATGCGTTTCAGTGTTTGTGATCCGAACATGCTCACGAGAAATCATTTGGAATACGCGACGCAAAAACGCTGACATTGAGCTCTCCAGTTGACCCCGGTGGCCCAAACGCCACCATTGGCTCAGTCACATTCCTCCGCGGCCCTCCCCCGCTTCCGCTCAATGGAGGAGGATCCAGCGACCTTTCCGCCTTCTCGGCTGCTCTATACAGTAACCTCTGATCCCCCAACCACCTCTCCGGGTACACAAATTCTGCCACAAAAAGAGATCCCTAATTACAAACAAATCTAGGTTTTGATTGCAACATTTATGATATAAGGATGATAGTGACCGAATCCTTCATCAGTGTCTATGTATCGGCTGTAGCCGCGGACGGGGTAGAGAGCGTCGAGCTTAAGGCTCCGAGCAGCATCGGGCGTGAACCCCAAGAGGAAGCTCGTCACTCCGCCGAAATTCGCGCCGACAGCGAGTAGCGAAGCGGCGCCGACGCCCGTGAGAAGCCGGCGTCGGAAGACGGACTGAAGTGGCGCGAACTGGTCCGCCGGCGTCGGTGTGTTGTCGTCGGAAGATTGTGTCATGCAAATCCGGCACAGGGAACTGACCGTGCGCGATTGAAAGGTATGTTGCGCGCCTATCATTTTCATAGTATTTCAGTTATGAGTTTGTGACTGTGCATTTGGGGTTGATTGATTTTGATTGTATCCATGGCCCATGGGCGTGGCAAATTGTCATCCACTTCTAATGGTTGATATTTCTCCTTCTTTCTCGGTCTAAATTCATGTTATGCAAACAATATCATTACTATTATTTGTCTCTCTACTTGAAAATCATCATTCTTGAATTCACACTACAAAAATGGCTtgataaatactccatatttgcTTAGTTAGATTAAAATTAGGAATTAAATGAAATATCTggaataatttatttgaaataaagTTCCTTTACTTGCAATTCAAAATTAGACAGCCGACTCGCCGCTTAAATCTCGACAGTCAACGCTCAACCATAATCCAAAGAATTATGACTACAGGCTTTTTTCTTCACTTAACCAATCTACCAAAATTTAGCATTGATTTTTTAATGGATTACTTATAAACAATTGTCAATTGCCATGGCAGTCAACACATGAATCACGGTAGGAAAATGCATGTGAACCTGCAATAGtgtataaattatactccaactTGTCCGATTTCAAGTTTTTTTCTCTGTTTTATTGTTTATTGGCTTCCTCAACGAGATGAACACCCACATTTCCACGTTCAATGCTCTTAGCCTTAAAGCTTACGGATTTCCAGCTCTAAAAAGCCACTTAACATGCGTTCTGTTCAATCATAACACTGCCCTTTTCACATTAATCTTTCAGGTTACAGTTTCCCAAAACTACCAAAACTGGCCATCAAAATCACATTGGTAGATCCCATCCTGGCCAAGCTAAGTTTAGGATCTCCACTAAATCTTGATTTCTGATTTGGGGGAAAAGCATGGCGAAATCATGCTTTCCCAAATGTAGGCTGGGCAAAATAATGGGATGGATTCAGATTGTGTTGGGAGGGCTGGTTATAATAGTCAGCATCTCCACTCTCTCCAGATTCTACGCCGTCGGTTTCTTCCTGCAAAACGATGACATCTGCCGGCATTTCCACTCCCCCTCGGTTTCCTACGACGGCGTCGACATGGCCGCACTAACCGCTAGATTCAATGAAGTTCTCAACCAAATGGAAAACCTGCAGGAAAAGCTCGAATCCACGGTGCAAAAGATGGAAAAAGACGGCGCAGACCAACTGCAAAGCAGCAATATCTCAAAATTTGAGCACAAGAAATATTTGGAGGAGGAGGTGATCCGGCCGCTCTACCGTGCCCACATCGCGCTGCGGCAGATCCGGCTGCCTCGGGTGGAGAACTCGACGCTCAAGGAGGATCCAATGATCAACGCCTTCGTGGTCGAGGAGATGAGAAAGTACATCACACCAAAGGGGAACCGAGTGGGGAAGGTGAACATCTACGGTACAGAGAGGGTGTACAACACGATCGGGCACGCGTGCACGCTTATGAAGGAGGAGGTGGAGGAGTACATGGATTACGACGTTGGGTCCTACTGCAAGGACGACTGGCTCCAAGGCCAGAAGCTCATGCTCCGCGGCTGTGACCCACTTCCACGGAGAAGGTGCTTAAGTAGAGCCTCGAAGCTCTACTTGAGGCCCCACCCCATCAACGTGTCCCTCTGGCTCATGCCTGAGGGCCGCAATGTGAGGTGGAGCAATTACCAGTGCCGGAACTTCGAGTGCCTCTCTAGTAAGAATCCTAAGAGGGGTTACTCCAAGTGCACTGGGTGCTTCGAGATGGAAAAAGAGAAACTAAAGTGGGTGGTCAACTCGTCCCTTCCTGCGGACTTCCTGATTGCGGATGTCCTCGGGCTGAAGCCTGGGGAAATCCGGATCGGACTTGATTTTGGGGTGGGGACGGGCACGTTTGCTGCACGGATGAGGGAGCAGAACGTGACTATTGTCTCCACTGCCTTGAACCTAGGGGCCCCCTTCAACGAGATGATTGCTCTAAGGGGGCTGATCCCTTTGTATGTGACGCTGAATCAGCGGTTGCCATTTTTCGATAACACGATGGACATAATTCACTCAACCGGGTTCATGGATGGGTGGATCGATCTACAGCTGCTAGATTTCATACTGTTCGATTGGGACCGGGTTTTGAGGCCGGGCGGGTTGCTGTGGATCGACAGGTTCTTTTGTGAGAGGAAGGATTTGGAGGATTACATGTATATGTTCTTGCAATTTAGGTATAGAAAACATAGGTGGGTTATTGCTCCCAAGTCTAAGGATCAGGTGTTTCTCTCTGCACTGCTTGAGAAACCACCCAGATCCTTGTAATTACCATTATTTTATCTGCTTTCTGATCTATTCATTGTATTTT
It contains:
- the LOC121792331 gene encoding psbP domain-containing protein 7, chloroplastic; translation: MKMIGAQHTFQSRTVSSLCRICMTQSSDDNTPTPADQFAPLQSVFRRRLLTGVGAASLLAVGANFGGVTSFLLGFTPDAARSLKLDALYPVRGYSRYIDTDEGFEFVYPERWLGDQRLLYRAAEKAERSLDPPPLSGSGGGPRRNVTEPMVAFGPPGSTGELNVSVFASRIPNDFSIDAFGGASDVGEAFIRTITRSGKVQARLIGTRLREDSERKNKYYELEFQVESPTFRRHNVAVCCARNGKLFTLNAQSPESAWPQFQSQLHAIAASFTFYS
- the LOC121771241 gene encoding probable methyltransferase At1g29790, whose protein sequence is MAKSCFPKCRLGKIMGWIQIVLGGLVIIVSISTLSRFYAVGFFLQNDDICRHFHSPSVSYDGVDMAALTARFNEVLNQMENLQEKLESTVQKMEKDGADQLQSSNISKFEHKKYLEEEVIRPLYRAHIALRQIRLPRVENSTLKEDPMINAFVVEEMRKYITPKGNRVGKVNIYGTERVYNTIGHACTLMKEEVEEYMDYDVGSYCKDDWLQGQKLMLRGCDPLPRRRCLSRASKLYLRPHPINVSLWLMPEGRNVRWSNYQCRNFECLSSKNPKRGYSKCTGCFEMEKEKLKWVVNSSLPADFLIADVLGLKPGEIRIGLDFGVGTGTFAARMREQNVTIVSTALNLGAPFNEMIALRGLIPLYVTLNQRLPFFDNTMDIIHSTGFMDGWIDLQLLDFILFDWDRVLRPGGLLWIDRFFCERKDLEDYMYMFLQFRYRKHRWVIAPKSKDQVFLSALLEKPPRSL